In a genomic window of Mustela nigripes isolate SB6536 chromosome 8, MUSNIG.SB6536, whole genome shotgun sequence:
- the SERPIND1 gene encoding heparin cofactor 2 has protein sequence MKHLFQPLFVSLILMSMCGSNSLTSQLDKGGEDSPSTDPQWGKLSSKNLSMPLLPADFHKENTVTNDWIIEGEEDEDYLDLEKIFSEDDDYIDIIDAVLPTDSEAGAGNILQLFQGKSRIQRLNILNAKFAFNLYRALKEQARSSDNIFIAPVGISTAMGMISFGLRGETYEQVHSILHFKDFVNASSKYEIMTIHNLFRKLTHRLFRRNFGYTLRSVNDLYVQKQFPILDDFKRKVREYYFAEAQAADFSDPAFISKTNNHILKITKGLIKDALESIDPGTQMMILNCIYFKGSWVNKFPVEMTHNHNFRLNEREVVKVSMMQTKGNFLAANDQELDCDVLQLEYVGGISMLIVVPHKLSGMKTLETQLTPQVVERWQKSMTNRTREVLLPKFKLEKNYNLVEALKSMGVTALFDKDSNMTGISDHRITIDLFKHQGTITVNEEGTQAAAMTTVGFMPLTTQVRFTVDRPFLFLIYERRTSCLLFMGRVANPTKS, from the exons ATGAAACACCTTTTCCAACCCCTCTTCGTTTCTCTCATCCTAATGTCCATGTGTGGGAGCAACAGCCTGACCAGTCAGCTTGATAAAGGAGGGGAAGATTCTCCATCCACAGACCCCCAATGGGGGAAGTTAAGTAGCAAAAACCTGAGcatgccccttctccctgccgaCTTCCACAAGGAAAACACGGTCACCAACGACTGGATCATAGagggggaggaggatgaggaCTATCTGGACCTAGAGAAGATATTCAGCGAAGATGATGACTATATTGACATCATTGATGCGGTTTTGCCAACTGATTCAGAGGCCGGTGCTGGGAACATCCTCCAGCTCTTCCAAGGCAAAAGCCGGATCCAGCGTCTCAACATCCTCAATGCCAAGTTCGCTTTCAACCTTTACCGCGCACTGAAGGAGCAGGCCCGTTCTTCTGACAACATCTTCATAGCCCCAGTGGGCATTTCCACAGCCATGGGTATGATTTCCTTCGGCCTGCGGGGGGAGACCTATGAACAAGTGCACTCGATTTTGCATTTCAAAGACTTTGTCAATGCCAGCAGCAAGTATGAGATCATGACCATTCACAATCTCTTCCGTAAGCTGACTCATCGCCTCTTCAGGAGGAATTTTGGGTACACACTGCGGTCGGTCAATGATCTTTATGTCCAGAAGCAATTTCCAATCCTGGATGACttcaaaagaaaagtaagagagtACTACTTTGCAGAGGCCCAGGCGGCTGACTTCTCAGACCCTGCCTTCATATCGAAAACCAATAACCACATTCTGAAGATCACCAAGGGGCTCATAAAAGACGCTCTGGAGAGTATAGACCCAGGTACTCAGATGATGATTCTAAACTGCATCTACTTTAAAG GATCCTGGGTGAATAAATTCCCTGTAGAAATGACACACAACCACAACTTCCGGCTGAATGAGCGAGAGGTGGTCAAAGTTTCCATGATGCAGACCAAGGGGAACTTCCTGGCAGCAAATGACCAGGAGCTGGACTGCGATGTCCTGCAGCTGGAATATGTCGGGGGCATCAGCATGCTCATCGTGGTCCCGCACAAGCTCTCTGGGATGAAGACCCTCGAGACCCAGCTGACGCCCCAGGTGGTGGAGAGATGGCAGAAAAGCATGACAAACAG AACTCGAGAAGTGCTTCTGCCAAAATTCAAGCTGGAGAAGAACTACAACCTGGTGGAGGCCCTGAAGTCAATGGGGGTCACGGCACTGTTTGACAAAGACAGCAATATGACAGGAATCTCAGACCACAGGATCACCATTGATCTG TTCAAGCACCAAGGAACCATCACGGTGAACGAGGAGGGCACCCAAGCTGCTGCCATGACCACGGTGGGGTTCATGCCGCTGACCACCCAAGTCCGTTTCACTGTCGACcgccccttcctcttcctcatctatGAGCGCCGTACCAGCTGCCTGCTCTTCATGGGGAGAGTTGCCAACCCCACCAAGTCTTAA